The Thioalkalivibrio thiocyanodenitrificans ARhD 1 nucleotide sequence GAAGAGCTACGACCCCAACGGCTTTTACGACGAGCTCATCAGCTCGCCCGGCTACTCGCGTGCGGCGGCACGTACGCTGACCTCCTACCTGCGCTCCCTGAGTGACGAGGAGATCCACGAGCGCAAGGCGGCGGCCGAGCACGCCATCGTCGAGATGGGCATCACCTTCACGGTGTACACGGAAGGCGGCAATATCGATCGCGCCTGGCCCTTCGATATCATCCCCCGGATCATCCCGCGCAAGGAATGGCTGCGGGTGGAGGAAGGCCTGAAGCAACGGCTGGCGGCACTAAATCTGTTCATCAATGACCTCTATAACGACCAGAAGATTCTCAAGGACAAGGTCTTTCCCGGTGAGGTGCTGGCCCAGTCCCGCAACTTCCGCGACCAGTGCGTGGGCGCCGAGCCGGCGCACGGCGTGTGGGCCCACATCTGCGGATCGGACCTGGTGCGCGATGCGGACGGCACGATCTACGTGCTGGAGGACAACCTGCGTGTGCCCTCCGGCGTGTCCTACATGCTGGAGAACCGCCAGGTCACCAAACGGGTGTTCCCGGAACTGTTCGAGAACTACAGCATCCTGCCCGTGGATGAGTACCCGTCCCAGCTCTTCGACATGCTGGCCTCCCTCTCGCCCCGGCCGCTGGATTATCCCGAGGTCGTCGTTCTGACCCCGGGCATCTACAACTCCGCGTACTTCGAGCATTCCTTCCTGGCCCAGCGCATGGGGGCGGAACTGGTGGAAGGCAGCGACCTGATGGTGGCCGATGACGATTGCGTCTACATGCGCACCATCGGCGGCCTGGAGCGTGTGGACGTGATCTACCGTCGCGTCGATGATCTGTTCCTGGATCCGGAGGTGTTCAATCCGGACTCCATGCTTGGGGTGCCGGGCCTGATGCGCGCATGGCGCAAGGGCAACGTGGCCCTGGCCAACGCGCCCGGTGCGGGGGTGGCCGATGACAAGGTGGTCTACGCCTTCGTGCCCGAGATCATCCGGTACTATCTGGACCAGGATCCCGTCATCCCCAATG carries:
- a CDS encoding circularly permuted type 2 ATP-grasp protein encodes the protein MSIDWKSYDPNGFYDELISSPGYSRAAARTLTSYLRSLSDEEIHERKAAAEHAIVEMGITFTVYTEGGNIDRAWPFDIIPRIIPRKEWLRVEEGLKQRLAALNLFINDLYNDQKILKDKVFPGEVLAQSRNFRDQCVGAEPAHGVWAHICGSDLVRDADGTIYVLEDNLRVPSGVSYMLENRQVTKRVFPELFENYSILPVDEYPSQLFDMLASLSPRPLDYPEVVVLTPGIYNSAYFEHSFLAQRMGAELVEGSDLMVADDDCVYMRTIGGLERVDVIYRRVDDLFLDPEVFNPDSMLGVPGLMRAWRKGNVALANAPGAGVADDKVVYAFVPEIIRYYLDQDPVIPNVPTYRCMYREEREYVLAHLDELVVKPANESGGYGMLIGPHATKRQRAEFAALIRKDPRNYIAQPTLSLSTTPTLCDGHLEPRHVDLRPFILQGVRTDVTAGGLTRVALRKGSLVVNSSQGGGSKDTWIVDTES